The Deltaproteobacteria bacterium genome contains the following window.
AGCTTGTCCTCATCAATGCGGAGCGTCATGTATTTGATGACGCCGTCATTGACCCGGTAATTTCGCTCTAATTCACGAATGCCTTCGGGTTCGCCGGCAAACTGCATCAGAACGTAATGGCCTTTTTTCTGTTTTTTGACTTCATAGGCCAGACGTTTGACCCCCCAGTCTTCCACGATGTGCATCCTGCCGCCCTGTTTCTCGACAATGCCGCTCATGAGTTCGGTGATTTTTTCCGACTGTTCCGAAGGAAGATCAGGCTGGAGAATAAAGATCGACTCGTAGTAGTTCATGTTCACCTCCTTACGGGTCTATAGCCCCGGACACATTCCGGAGCAAGGAGTTATGGATAGAATACAGACCCACCGGCCTGCGAAGAATGTACCTTTTAGCATAATCCGGGAGAGGAAGCAAGTTTTTTCCGGTGTTTTGTTGACAAAGAATGCGGCAGGAATTAGTGTACGGCCATACGGAAAAGACGTGATAGGAAGGAGAATCAGGATGGCGGACCATGTTCTGGCCTTCGACCAGGGAACGACAAGCTCCCGGGCGATCCTCTTCAACGGGGAAGGAGAGGTTGTCGCCTCGGAGAGTCGTGAATTTCGACAGATCTATCCCCGGCCGGGATGGGTGGAACACGACCCGATGGAAATCCTGAACTCACAGATTCGGGTCGTACGAGATGTCCTGCAGAGGTGCGGCATCCCCCCGGAGGCAATCGCCGCCATCGGGATCACGAACCAGCGGGAGACAACCGTCGTCTGGGACCGGTCGGGAAGACCGCTCTGCAACGCCATCGTCTGGCAGTGCCGGCGGACCGCTTCCTTCTGCGATGAACTCAAAGAGGAAGGGTGGGAAGAACGGATACGGGCGAAGACAGGTCTTGTGACCGATGCCTATTTCTCCGGCACCAAGGTGAAATGGATCCTCGACCATGTGGAGGGGGCACGGGAGCGGGCCGAGAGAGGGGAACTCCTCTTCGGCACCATCGATTCCTGGCTGGTTTACAATCTCACCGGGGGATCGGTCCACATCACCGACTACACCAATGCCTCCCGGACCCTGCTCTTTAATATCCATGACCTCGCCTGGGATGAAGAGATTCTGGAACGTTTCGGTATTCCGCCGTCGATGCTCCCGGAGGTCAAACCGTCGAGCGCCCTCTATGGAACGACGGCAAAGGAACTCTTCGGCGCCGAGATCCCCATTGCCGGGATCGCCGGCGACCAGCAGGCGGCCCTCTTCGGCCAGGCCTGTTTCGGGCCGGGGGTCGCCAAGAACACCTACGGGACGGGGTGCTTTCTCCTCATGAATACGGGGGAGCAGGCAGTGCCGTCTCCGTCGGGCCTTTTGACCACCATTGCCTGCGGCGTCGACGACCGGGTCGAGTATGCCCTTGAGGGAAGCATCTTCATGGCCGGTGCTTCCATCCAATGGCTCCGGGACGAACTCCACCTCATTGAATCCGCTGCCGATTCGGCGGCGCTCGCCTCCGCCGTCCCCGATACGGGCGGGGTTTATCTCGTCCCCGCCTTTGTCGGACTCGGCGCCCCCTACTGGGACCCCTATGCGAGGGGAACCATCGTCGGCCTTACCCGGGGGGCCAACCGGAATCATCTTGTCCGGGCGGCGCTGGAGGCGATGGCCTATCAGTCCAGCGATCTTCTCGGCTGCATCGAGGCCGATACCGGCATAACGTTGCAGACGCTTCGCGTTGACGGAGGCGCCGCCGCCAACGATTTTCTCATGCAGTTTCAGGCGGACCTGCTGGGACGCCCCGTGGAACGTCCGCAAGTTCTGGAGACCACAGCCTTCGGGGCGGCCTGCCTGGCCGGACTGGCCGTCGGACTCTGGAAGGACCGTTCGGAGATTGCCGCAAAACGGAAAGTGGGAAAGGTCTTTGTACCGGTCATGAAGGAGGAGCGTCGCGAGATTCTTTACAACGGATGGCGGAAGGCTGTGGAACGATCGAAGGGGTGGGCACAGGATTCAGCGGCAGGATTGTGAAAATTCTTCACTTATGTTATAGAGGAATCATTGATATTATATTTTGCGAGAGGAGACCCGTATGACGCAGAAATTTACCGGACAGGAGATTGTAGAGATTGCCATCCGGATCGAGAAGAACGGCGAGAAGCTCTACCGGACGCTGGCCGAGCAGACCGGATACATAACGGTGAAAAACGCCTTCAATGCCCTGGCCAATGAAGAGGAGAAGCACATTGCCTCTTTCGACCGGATCCGGGAGATCATCGGCGGCTTCACGCCGCCGGAAGCCTATCCCGGCGAATACGCCCTCTACCTCGAAGCCCTGGTGGAAGAGAATGTTTTTGCCAAACAGGACCTCTTCAGGGAATTGGCCGGCAAGGCGGCAACCGTTCAGGAGGCCCTCGACCTTGCGATCCGGTTTGAAAAGGAGACCCTGATCTTTCTGCACGGCATACGGGACGCCATGGAGCATGACGACATGCCCGTCCTCAACGAACTGATCATGCAGGAAAAAGAGCATGTACTGAAACTCTCGGAGATCAAAAAGACCCTGAAAATAAAGGAGGCGGAATAGATTTTTTTCCTTGCTTTTATGTACACCCTGTGCTAAAAGGAAATTCAGGATGTAAGAGTGGCTGCATCTTTCGTGTGAATCAGGTAAAACATTTCGCA
Protein-coding sequences here:
- the rpsF gene encoding 30S ribosomal protein S6 — protein: MNYYESIFILQPDLPSEQSEKITELMSGIVEKQGGRMHIVEDWGVKRLAYEVKKQKKGHYVLMQFAGEPEGIRELERNYRVNDGVIKYMTLRIDEDKLQTITPKEESTAPAEDAETGE
- the glpK gene encoding glycerol kinase GlpK; this translates as MADHVLAFDQGTTSSRAILFNGEGEVVASESREFRQIYPRPGWVEHDPMEILNSQIRVVRDVLQRCGIPPEAIAAIGITNQRETTVVWDRSGRPLCNAIVWQCRRTASFCDELKEEGWEERIRAKTGLVTDAYFSGTKVKWILDHVEGARERAERGELLFGTIDSWLVYNLTGGSVHITDYTNASRTLLFNIHDLAWDEEILERFGIPPSMLPEVKPSSALYGTTAKELFGAEIPIAGIAGDQQAALFGQACFGPGVAKNTYGTGCFLLMNTGEQAVPSPSGLLTTIACGVDDRVEYALEGSIFMAGASIQWLRDELHLIESAADSAALASAVPDTGGVYLVPAFVGLGAPYWDPYARGTIVGLTRGANRNHLVRAALEAMAYQSSDLLGCIEADTGITLQTLRVDGGAAANDFLMQFQADLLGRPVERPQVLETTAFGAACLAGLAVGLWKDRSEIAAKRKVGKVFVPVMKEERREILYNGWRKAVERSKGWAQDSAAGL
- a CDS encoding ferritin family protein, whose product is MTQKFTGQEIVEIAIRIEKNGEKLYRTLAEQTGYITVKNAFNALANEEEKHIASFDRIREIIGGFTPPEAYPGEYALYLEALVEENVFAKQDLFRELAGKAATVQEALDLAIRFEKETLIFLHGIRDAMEHDDMPVLNELIMQEKEHVLKLSEIKKTLKIKEAE